From a region of the Bombus terrestris chromosome 8, iyBomTerr1.2, whole genome shotgun sequence genome:
- the LOC100644427 gene encoding RNA-binding protein Musashi homolog 2 isoform X2, with product MFPYTTFPAVGAGMEAANGAIEHDFHNALVPINGSHSGSSGRSTPNGGDPAPGKLFVGGLSWQTSSEKLREYFGMFGTVTDVLIMKDPVTQRSRGFGFITFAEPGSVDKVLKCPIHTLDGKKIDPKHATPKNRAKQANRTKKIFVGGVSQDTSSDEVKAYFNQFGKVEETVMLMDQQTKRHRGFGFVTFENEDVVDRVCEIHFHTIKNKKVECKKAQPKEAVQPGALTLGKRVVLGALGVRLAPQPPLPVAAASQIVAAQAQAQVQAAAAAAAAAQVQNAVAGYGKLFASSYPALSAYRYAPYPIPAAAVAAAAAAAAPAPAPAPPAAAAAAAAAAAATPAAAAAAAAAPANPYQGYSLTNVDMSSFQGVDWGSMYGMGMYV from the exons CGCCGGCATGGAGGCGGCGAACGGTGCGATCGAACACGATTTTCACAATGCCCTGGTGCCTATAAACGGTAGCCATTCCGGCAGTTCCGGCAGGAGTACACCGAATGGCGGCGACCCGGCACCTGGCAAACTCTTCGTCGGTGGCTTGTCTTGGCAGACCAGCAGCGAGAAGCTCAGGGAATACTTCGGCATGTTCGGTACCGTCACCGATGTCCTGATCATGAAGGATCCGGTTACACAG CGTAGTCGCGGCTTCGGTTTCATCACGTTCGCCGAGCCCGGTAGCGTGGACAAGGTGCTGAAGTGTCCAATCCACACATTGGACGGGAAGAAGATCGACCCTAAACACGCGACACCGAAGAACCGCGCGAAACAGGCGAATCGCACGAAGAAGATCTTTGTCGGCGGCGTAAGTCAGGACACTAGTAGCGACGAAGTGAAGGCCTACTTCAACCAGTTCGGCAAGGTGGAGGAAACGGTGATGCTGATGGATCAACAGACGAAGCGGCATCGTGGCTTCGGATTCGTCACGTTCGAGAATGAGGACGTGGTGGACCGCGTGTGCGAGATCCACTTCCATACGATCAAAAACAAGAAAGTCGAATGCAAGAAGGCTCAGCCCAAGGAGGCGGTTCAGCCAGGCGCGTTGACCCTCGGCAAGAGGGTGGTTTTGGGAGCGTTGGGCGTTCGACTGGCGCCACAGCCTCCACTGCCGGTTGCCGCGGCCTCGCAGATCGTTGCGGCTCAGGCGCAGGCCCAAGTGCAAGCTGCCGCGGCCGCGGCTGCGGCTGCCCAGGTACAAAACGCCGTCGCCGGATACGGGAAGCTGTTCGCCAGCAGTTACCCGGCGTTGTCCGCGTATCGATACGCGCCATATCCAATCCCGGCGGCGGCGGTCGCCGCAGCCGCGGCCGCAGCAGCGCCGGCCCCAGCTCCGGCTCCACCGGCAGCCGCCGCCGCCGCAGCTGCCGCGGCAGCAGCCACTCCTGCAGCGGCTGCCGCGGCTGCGGCTGCGCCCGCCAATCCCTACCAGGGATACTCGCTCACCAACGTCGACATGTCCAGCTTCCAGGGCGTCGACTGGGGTTCCATGTATGGAATGGGCATGTACGTTTAA
- the LOC100644427 gene encoding RNA-binding protein Musashi homolog 2 isoform X1: MAAASFPPNFSNVGILESCAGMEAANGAIEHDFHNALVPINGSHSGSSGRSTPNGGDPAPGKLFVGGLSWQTSSEKLREYFGMFGTVTDVLIMKDPVTQRSRGFGFITFAEPGSVDKVLKCPIHTLDGKKIDPKHATPKNRAKQANRTKKIFVGGVSQDTSSDEVKAYFNQFGKVEETVMLMDQQTKRHRGFGFVTFENEDVVDRVCEIHFHTIKNKKVECKKAQPKEAVQPGALTLGKRVVLGALGVRLAPQPPLPVAAASQIVAAQAQAQVQAAAAAAAAAQVQNAVAGYGKLFASSYPALSAYRYAPYPIPAAAVAAAAAAAAPAPAPAPPAAAAAAAAAAAATPAAAAAAAAAPANPYQGYSLTNVDMSSFQGVDWGSMYGMGMYV, translated from the exons CGCCGGCATGGAGGCGGCGAACGGTGCGATCGAACACGATTTTCACAATGCCCTGGTGCCTATAAACGGTAGCCATTCCGGCAGTTCCGGCAGGAGTACACCGAATGGCGGCGACCCGGCACCTGGCAAACTCTTCGTCGGTGGCTTGTCTTGGCAGACCAGCAGCGAGAAGCTCAGGGAATACTTCGGCATGTTCGGTACCGTCACCGATGTCCTGATCATGAAGGATCCGGTTACACAG CGTAGTCGCGGCTTCGGTTTCATCACGTTCGCCGAGCCCGGTAGCGTGGACAAGGTGCTGAAGTGTCCAATCCACACATTGGACGGGAAGAAGATCGACCCTAAACACGCGACACCGAAGAACCGCGCGAAACAGGCGAATCGCACGAAGAAGATCTTTGTCGGCGGCGTAAGTCAGGACACTAGTAGCGACGAAGTGAAGGCCTACTTCAACCAGTTCGGCAAGGTGGAGGAAACGGTGATGCTGATGGATCAACAGACGAAGCGGCATCGTGGCTTCGGATTCGTCACGTTCGAGAATGAGGACGTGGTGGACCGCGTGTGCGAGATCCACTTCCATACGATCAAAAACAAGAAAGTCGAATGCAAGAAGGCTCAGCCCAAGGAGGCGGTTCAGCCAGGCGCGTTGACCCTCGGCAAGAGGGTGGTTTTGGGAGCGTTGGGCGTTCGACTGGCGCCACAGCCTCCACTGCCGGTTGCCGCGGCCTCGCAGATCGTTGCGGCTCAGGCGCAGGCCCAAGTGCAAGCTGCCGCGGCCGCGGCTGCGGCTGCCCAGGTACAAAACGCCGTCGCCGGATACGGGAAGCTGTTCGCCAGCAGTTACCCGGCGTTGTCCGCGTATCGATACGCGCCATATCCAATCCCGGCGGCGGCGGTCGCCGCAGCCGCGGCCGCAGCAGCGCCGGCCCCAGCTCCGGCTCCACCGGCAGCCGCCGCCGCCGCAGCTGCCGCGGCAGCAGCCACTCCTGCAGCGGCTGCCGCGGCTGCGGCTGCGCCCGCCAATCCCTACCAGGGATACTCGCTCACCAACGTCGACATGTCCAGCTTCCAGGGCGTCGACTGGGGTTCCATGTATGGAATGGGCATGTACGTTTAA
- the LOC100644427 gene encoding RNA-binding protein Musashi homolog 2 isoform X3, which translates to MEKWNDETCAGMEAANGAIEHDFHNALVPINGSHSGSSGRSTPNGGDPAPGKLFVGGLSWQTSSEKLREYFGMFGTVTDVLIMKDPVTQRSRGFGFITFAEPGSVDKVLKCPIHTLDGKKIDPKHATPKNRAKQANRTKKIFVGGVSQDTSSDEVKAYFNQFGKVEETVMLMDQQTKRHRGFGFVTFENEDVVDRVCEIHFHTIKNKKVECKKAQPKEAVQPGALTLGKRVVLGALGVRLAPQPPLPVAAASQIVAAQAQAQVQAAAAAAAAAQVQNAVAGYGKLFASSYPALSAYRYAPYPIPAAAVAAAAAAAAPAPAPAPPAAAAAAAAAAAATPAAAAAAAAAPANPYQGYSLTNVDMSSFQGVDWGSMYGMGMYV; encoded by the exons ATGGAGAAATGGAACGACGAAACTTG CGCCGGCATGGAGGCGGCGAACGGTGCGATCGAACACGATTTTCACAATGCCCTGGTGCCTATAAACGGTAGCCATTCCGGCAGTTCCGGCAGGAGTACACCGAATGGCGGCGACCCGGCACCTGGCAAACTCTTCGTCGGTGGCTTGTCTTGGCAGACCAGCAGCGAGAAGCTCAGGGAATACTTCGGCATGTTCGGTACCGTCACCGATGTCCTGATCATGAAGGATCCGGTTACACAG CGTAGTCGCGGCTTCGGTTTCATCACGTTCGCCGAGCCCGGTAGCGTGGACAAGGTGCTGAAGTGTCCAATCCACACATTGGACGGGAAGAAGATCGACCCTAAACACGCGACACCGAAGAACCGCGCGAAACAGGCGAATCGCACGAAGAAGATCTTTGTCGGCGGCGTAAGTCAGGACACTAGTAGCGACGAAGTGAAGGCCTACTTCAACCAGTTCGGCAAGGTGGAGGAAACGGTGATGCTGATGGATCAACAGACGAAGCGGCATCGTGGCTTCGGATTCGTCACGTTCGAGAATGAGGACGTGGTGGACCGCGTGTGCGAGATCCACTTCCATACGATCAAAAACAAGAAAGTCGAATGCAAGAAGGCTCAGCCCAAGGAGGCGGTTCAGCCAGGCGCGTTGACCCTCGGCAAGAGGGTGGTTTTGGGAGCGTTGGGCGTTCGACTGGCGCCACAGCCTCCACTGCCGGTTGCCGCGGCCTCGCAGATCGTTGCGGCTCAGGCGCAGGCCCAAGTGCAAGCTGCCGCGGCCGCGGCTGCGGCTGCCCAGGTACAAAACGCCGTCGCCGGATACGGGAAGCTGTTCGCCAGCAGTTACCCGGCGTTGTCCGCGTATCGATACGCGCCATATCCAATCCCGGCGGCGGCGGTCGCCGCAGCCGCGGCCGCAGCAGCGCCGGCCCCAGCTCCGGCTCCACCGGCAGCCGCCGCCGCCGCAGCTGCCGCGGCAGCAGCCACTCCTGCAGCGGCTGCCGCGGCTGCGGCTGCGCCCGCCAATCCCTACCAGGGATACTCGCTCACCAACGTCGACATGTCCAGCTTCCAGGGCGTCGACTGGGGTTCCATGTATGGAATGGGCATGTACGTTTAA
- the LOC100644427 gene encoding RNA-binding protein Musashi homolog 2 isoform X4, producing MEAANGAIEHDFHNALVPINGSHSGSSGRSTPNGGDPAPGKLFVGGLSWQTSSEKLREYFGMFGTVTDVLIMKDPVTQRSRGFGFITFAEPGSVDKVLKCPIHTLDGKKIDPKHATPKNRAKQANRTKKIFVGGVSQDTSSDEVKAYFNQFGKVEETVMLMDQQTKRHRGFGFVTFENEDVVDRVCEIHFHTIKNKKVECKKAQPKEAVQPGALTLGKRVVLGALGVRLAPQPPLPVAAASQIVAAQAQAQVQAAAAAAAAAQVQNAVAGYGKLFASSYPALSAYRYAPYPIPAAAVAAAAAAAAPAPAPAPPAAAAAAAAAAAATPAAAAAAAAAPANPYQGYSLTNVDMSSFQGVDWGSMYGMGMYV from the exons ATGGAGGCGGCGAACGGTGCGATCGAACACGATTTTCACAATGCCCTGGTGCCTATAAACGGTAGCCATTCCGGCAGTTCCGGCAGGAGTACACCGAATGGCGGCGACCCGGCACCTGGCAAACTCTTCGTCGGTGGCTTGTCTTGGCAGACCAGCAGCGAGAAGCTCAGGGAATACTTCGGCATGTTCGGTACCGTCACCGATGTCCTGATCATGAAGGATCCGGTTACACAG CGTAGTCGCGGCTTCGGTTTCATCACGTTCGCCGAGCCCGGTAGCGTGGACAAGGTGCTGAAGTGTCCAATCCACACATTGGACGGGAAGAAGATCGACCCTAAACACGCGACACCGAAGAACCGCGCGAAACAGGCGAATCGCACGAAGAAGATCTTTGTCGGCGGCGTAAGTCAGGACACTAGTAGCGACGAAGTGAAGGCCTACTTCAACCAGTTCGGCAAGGTGGAGGAAACGGTGATGCTGATGGATCAACAGACGAAGCGGCATCGTGGCTTCGGATTCGTCACGTTCGAGAATGAGGACGTGGTGGACCGCGTGTGCGAGATCCACTTCCATACGATCAAAAACAAGAAAGTCGAATGCAAGAAGGCTCAGCCCAAGGAGGCGGTTCAGCCAGGCGCGTTGACCCTCGGCAAGAGGGTGGTTTTGGGAGCGTTGGGCGTTCGACTGGCGCCACAGCCTCCACTGCCGGTTGCCGCGGCCTCGCAGATCGTTGCGGCTCAGGCGCAGGCCCAAGTGCAAGCTGCCGCGGCCGCGGCTGCGGCTGCCCAGGTACAAAACGCCGTCGCCGGATACGGGAAGCTGTTCGCCAGCAGTTACCCGGCGTTGTCCGCGTATCGATACGCGCCATATCCAATCCCGGCGGCGGCGGTCGCCGCAGCCGCGGCCGCAGCAGCGCCGGCCCCAGCTCCGGCTCCACCGGCAGCCGCCGCCGCCGCAGCTGCCGCGGCAGCAGCCACTCCTGCAGCGGCTGCCGCGGCTGCGGCTGCGCCCGCCAATCCCTACCAGGGATACTCGCTCACCAACGTCGACATGTCCAGCTTCCAGGGCGTCGACTGGGGTTCCATGTATGGAATGGGCATGTACGTTTAA